Below is a genomic region from Patagioenas fasciata isolate bPatFas1 chromosome 5, bPatFas1.hap1, whole genome shotgun sequence.
TAAAATACCAGGAAAATCTAGTCCGCACCGCAGACGGCGTGACGCACCTCATGGGTGAGCTGGCTACACACATCGGTGTGTACGGACGCCGACAGCGCTCCCCTTCGTACACACGGGCCCCGCAACAGCTGTCCCGTGCCGCCGCTGAAGTGGGAGAAAGCGGCGGAGGAGGTTGGGCTCTGTGCTGTCTTACGACCGCGCCCTGCCCACGGTCAGCGACAGCCCTGCCTGGCAAGGATTCTCAGCATCAAGTCGCGACATCCCGGCTTGGTTCTGGAGTGGCGCCTGTCCTTCAGGCGACCCTCTTGTGCAACCAGCTGCCGGCTCCGGGCCCCGCTCCCTGACCCCAGCGCCGGGTGGAAAGCGGAGGAGTCACCAATCCGCCGGTGACCGCGGCGCGACCCTGCCGTGCTGGTCGTGGGCGGGAGGCGGCGCGACCGCGCCCGGGGGCTCCGGTGGAGCCCGTGGACCGGCACAAGGGGCGACTACACCGGCGCGCGCCCCTCCTTCCGCTCCCCTCCCTCTTTTTCGCTGTGTAGGCTCCTTTGTGCTGCATGCAGCGGAGAGGAGGAAGTGGCGCAGCCGAGCGCCTCCGCTGCAGCACTCTCCATTCCCGCCAGCCGGCGCGGCCCCCACGACACTCCCTACATTTCCACCACCGCCACTAGGGACGTCGTCGCTTTAAGCCCAGGGCCACGCGGGAAGagggggcgggccgggccgggcccgccccctctcccccccccggctcccccaCGTGGTGCGGGTTGCCTGTGGCTCTCgggtgctgctggagctgagaacatACGGGGTAGGTCTGTGGGGGGATCGTCTGCTGCAGCTGTTGCTCCCCGGGGGTCTGGTCCTGTCCGGCCCGGCCGGATCCGGCGCCATGCGCCAGCGCCGCGTCGAGCGGCCGAGCGGCGGGGCTGCGGTGCCGCTGTGTCCCGCGGCAGCGGCGTGAAGCGGCAGGAGGATGAAGAGGGCGAAACGGGCCGCGCCGggctccctgcccgtgctggggctgctgctgctggccgcACTGCCGGCGCTGTGGACGGTGCTGCTGCGGCGGGAAGCGGCGACGCAGCGGGAGCTGGATCTGGAGCCGCGCTCGCCCGTGGGGCTGCCCCCCGGGCGGTGGGGCTGGGGGCGCTCCTCGGCGACGCGGGGCGAGCCCGGCGGCGGTGGGCAGAAAACTTTCCgggcgctgctggcgctgccggCGGCGGACCAGGAGGAACAGGGCGGCGAACGGCGGTTCGCTGCGCCCGGCTCGCAGCCGCCAGCCGACGTCGCCTCTCCGGTGGAGCGGGGCATCTTCTGGAGCCGTGAGCTGGAGAAGCAAGTGCCGCCGGGCTTCGCGGAGGAGGAGGCGGTCGCGTGGCTGTCGGCCGCGCGTGCCGCCCGTGTGGCCTCGCTGGAGCGGGGCGGCTGCGGGCGCAGTTCCAACCGGTTGGCACGGCTGTCGGACGGGAGTCGCGCCTGCGTCCGCTACGGCATCAACCCGGAGCAGATCCAGGGCGAGGCGCTCTCGTACCACCTGGCCGGGGTGCTGGGCATACAGGAGCGGCTGCCGCCCATGGCCCTCGCCCTGGTGGAGGCCCGCGGGCAGCAGTGGGAGCCAGTGCGGGAGGAGCTGCGTGGATCGCACTGGGTCGAGGGTGCCGTGGTCAGCCTGACCCGGTGGGTGGACAACCTTACTGCCGTTGTGGCCCCCGCGCCCTGGGGAGCCGAAGCGGGCGCCGGCCGGTGGCTGCAGCCGCTGTCGGCGGGGGAGCTGGGCGTCCTGCCGCCGTCGCAGCTAGTGGAGCTGGTGCAGTGGAGCGATCTGATCCTCTTCGATTATCTGACGGCCAACTTCGACCGTCTTGTCAGCAACTTCTTCAGCCTGCAGTGGGATCCAAGGGTGATGGGCCGCGCCACCAGCAACCTGCTCCGTGCCCCTGATGGTGGGCTCGTCTTCATGGACAACGAGGCGGGGCTGGTGCACGGCTACCGCCTCCTCGCCATGTGGGACCCGTACAACGAGTCACTGCTCCGCTCCATCTGCGTCTTCCGCGAGGGCACGGCGCGGCGTGTCGCTGAACTGCACCGCCGCCGCAGCGCCGCCGCCGAGCTGCGCCGCCGCTACCGGGCGCGGGAGCCGCTCTGGGCGCGCCTCGGCTTCCTCTCGGAGCGGCAGGCCGAGCTGCTGCAGGCCCGCGTCGACTTCGTGCACCGTCACATCGCCCACTGCCGGGCGCAGGCTGCCATGCTCTGACGGCCCCAGGGCGGGCAGAGGGTGGCGGCGAGTGCCTGTTGCCCGTAGTGTCCCGATTTTTCTCTCCTCCGAGGGAGGGGGACTTACCCCAGTGGCCGCCGAAGACTAGGGTGGGCCCTGCCCGCCACCTCGGTGCTCGGTGCCCTGTAACTGCCACGACTGCCGGGGATGGCGGGAGGATGCGGCCGCCAGGGGCGGATGCTCACGCTCAGGTGCAGGTAATAGCAGAATACCAGCCTGCCGGGGCTGTACAGAGGAGCAATTAATTAGCGTTTGTCAAGATCCCTGAAGATGCAGAGTGTGATCAGTGTAACTTGCCGTGTTCCACTCCGGGGTTCTGGTTCTAGAACTTGAAAAAATTAGAGGATTCGGCATTTTGAGTGCTTTCCTCAGGTCTGTTGGTGCACTCACCCTCATAAGAGACCCTGTAGGAAAGCAGTTGGCTTTGCCTGGATTGGGGTCAGCTACCTCTTCCTTCCAAAGGAGGCAGGTGGAAACATTTCCTTATATATTATTCCTTTTGCAGCAGCATATTTAAGTATGAATGTTGATATTCATAGACCAATAACTGATTGCACAATAGGGGAGTCCCTAACTAGCTTAACCTCCCTGTTCATGAAGCTTGTTCCTTACTGATTTTCTCTAACGAGAGTGAACCTTTCTACTGATTGTTAAATCTTGTTGATTGGGAAGTGTACAGGAAACCTGTACTCTGTTAGCTCTTATTCTCTTTTTGTTGATGCAGCGGGTTAAACTGTTCTGGTTCTTAAAGCATTTGTAGTCATCACTATAGTTGTTTCATCTGACCAGTAAAGTAACTGACTAATGAGCTACGCAAGAGGATGTCCTGGGTTTTAAAAACGTTGCTATGTGCTAAGACTTGGATACAACAGTTAAAGTGAAGGAAAAACTTTCATGCACTTTACtttgacttttaaattttttataaaagaggacttttttattttacaaagtCTGCCTTTTATGTACATTGTATATGTTTGTAAGCTTTTCTGTAACATACTAAAGAAACTGACATTTCAGTAAAGCGTGTTAACATTTTGCTGCCTTTGCCCTGAATGTTTGCATACGGTTTGATAGGGAAGCATGCACCTGCTTGGTCTTCCCTAATGGACAACAGAGGCCACGTCTTTCCAACTTCTCACTGCACCAAACTGAACAAACTTTTACTTGCTCCCTCCGAGGAAAGGAGGGGTAGAGCTAAGCTTTCAAATGCtacccttttctctctctttcctagCTATTGTGTCACTAGAAGGGCAAAAGTTCTTTGAGTGGCTAAAATAATGTGCCTATTGCATACTTCAGCTGAATacacttttgtgtgtttttttaaagcaaaccttGACTAGCACTGAGAAAACTGAAGCAGTTAGTTTCAGCTTACAGATATAGATGGTGTGGGCTTAGCTACCGTCAGCTTCTTTGGGTGCTGGGACTGGGTACCAACCTCTAAATACAGGTTACGTCAAGTGTTACTGTACCAGGAACATCCCTGGAGGTGGCAGTTACTTCCACTGGATGTTTATGCTGGTTCTCAGTTCTCTCTTCCCATTTTGGTTATCTTTGAAACAGAGGTTGAGGCAGAATTGAAGAACAGGAAAGCTTTTCAatcttactaaaataattggtAGGTTTTCCTACCAAACTTGTGGCTCAAAATACAGCCAAAATAAGGATAAAGGACAAACTAATCCTCTTTAAACTGCGAATGCCACTATATATCCTGCTATAATTAAACAACAGCATAATCCCTTCTACATCTGAACAGGCACGTCTTGATGAAGGCAGCAACCTGCTCAGTGGCTGCTATGCAAGTAGGTGCTGTCTTCAGTATGTCAAACACTAACCTTCCCCTGAACTCAGGGCCATGTATTCATACCTGCAGGAGTTCTTGCATCTGCTAATATTTATTTAGATTAAACTTCACATAAAGACAATTTTCTTTGGCCATTAcagtgtttggattttttttttttttaataggacaaGATGACAGCTTTAGTAACAAAATTAATGGTTGATTAGTTAGCTAAATTAGATATTGCAATTGTGTGTatgagtatttattttaaaatgtcccAGCAGCCCTCAAGAATAGCTTTCATTCAACTGTTTAACTGACAAGGCTCTCTATTGAATTCATATTAATAGTTCACCGCATTTCTCTCTGTGAACAATGCATAGAATCCCATGTGACAGTCCTTTGCCATTTACATGACAATACATGATTTAACTGAGTAATTCTTAATTCTCCCTTAGTATTGCTTTGTAACTTGAATGTAGCAGCTGTGTTGCCTTCATctaatgaaaatacatttaaataataaACTACTGGCATAAATTTTAAACCACTGTGAGGAGCAAACTGCTGTGCCACAAACTTCTAAAGTTTAATTTCTGTTTAAATATTTCTATAAGTATGGCACAACTTTGTTTTTGATGGCTAATGGAAATAAATCTCCTTTGCAGTGTCTTAGGGCCAGAGCCTAGATAATTACACCTTTCAAGAAGAAACACACTTTTCTATTTGGTGACTGGTAACTACCTAGGTTACGTGTTCAAAAGTGATGTAGTTGCAGATTGATGTGAAACTAGAGGTGCTGTGCTAGAGCATCTGTGCCCTGCTGGGAAATACGTTTATTCAAAGAATATGGAGAATGGATTATGATATTTCActtcttttgttcttttagtGCAGATCATCTGCTTCTGTGCTGGACAAAGCTTTTAATTATCACATTAAGGAAAACTTACCTTCTATGTGATTTCTTTAAGGTAAAGAGTTCATTGTAAATTAGTGGTCTGGTATACACTTTGCATGCCATTTTGCTGTAAATGCTGTCTAATGTTTGACTGTCTTCTAGGAGAACCAATGGGTGAAACTCTGCAAAGCTTTTTGTAGTATAGTTTCAACAGCACTTCTCCAACTGCTTTCTTCCAGTGGAGTTCCCTTTCAGCTAAAGTAATTGGACAGGCAAGCAAGACCGTTGCttatttgagaacaagaagacttTAGGACCTGGAAGAGATGAGTAAGAAGGTTGTCCTGTGCATTGCTGGCAGCTCAGCAGCACTTAACTGAGGCTCGAGGAACTGGCTGTGTAACTTGTATCACAATGGGGCTGTAGTGTTTTAGGTCTCACTCAGCAGAACACTTCTAGTATACACCTAACTTCCCACCCCTTTTCACAGGTTATCAGTGAAGTATGTGTTTACATGTTGGCTGCACTGGTGCATCTGTCCAATGTGGACTGTTGAACAGATCTGAGAAGAGAATTGAAAAGGATGGGTGGGGTTGGCAGCATGCTTTTTGTCCCAGATGTGAACCAAGAAGTCTGGTTTTCAGCTCTGTGGGAACTCATGTGCTTATCTGATAATACtagcttcagaaaacaaacaaacaaaccaaaccaaaccaggaaAAAGTGTTCAGAGGATTTTGTAATTTGAATGCACTTTGTTCAGTCCCATATTTCTGTATGTTTCCATGATTAAATTCAGAATGCCTCCCCcagattttttctttcattggaATCATCTCAGGAAGTGTATAGGGCACGCTACTCCCAGCTTGAGTTTATAGTGACTAGGATGTTACCTTCAAGCCCTAGTAGTGTGAGAGGAGGAACGAGTTCACAGTTTCCAAGAACTGCCTATGAGGTATCAAAGTTGTGTTTGCAGTGGCTGCTGCAACCCCAGGGAGCTCTGGACAGCAGAACATGGGTGAACTCAGTGGACTTTCCACTTAGTGTAAAAAGGAAGACTTGTATTCGCAGCACAAATGtcctttgtttttatttgcttgcATCTGGAGTAATTTCcaatgtgtatttattttaattgtggGTTTCCCTTTGAGACTTTCCCTTGCTGTTTGGGAAGCTCTTCTCAGAAGGAGAGTCCTCTCTCCTTTCATGCAAAAGCAACTGCCCTGAGGATAGAGCCAAGTTGACCGCTGGTGCCATACTTCACTGTCTGTCTAAGGCCATGTCAGGCTCTTTAAATATTCTGGAAATAACTCGGGCCTAGTGAAAGACAGCAAAAATATAGTTAGTTATGCTTTGACTTATTTGGCATATAACATGTTGGCATCACCAGCATAGTTTTTGTACCCACAAACCAACCATGTTTTCCTTTTGAAGTTTGATGCATTTGTTTTTAATGGTAATAATGCTTAGAATTTTCTCACTGATGTTACTTGGCGGTCCAGGACTAACTTGGATATGAGATCATATTAAGACTTAATCCCATTTTGCATGTTATTCCTGCTTTGCAATCACAGCATAAAATTCAGTCACTCCTTCAGAGCTGCACTCCCTGTGTTGAAGGTGGCGCAACAAAGCTCCCGTGAGATTGGGCTGGCCTACACAGTAAGCAGTGCCTGCTGGGCACCCACACAACTGCTGCGACTCTCAATGACCTAGAAAACCTTTTGCCTTGCTGTCTTGGGTGCTAATGTAGCTCTCCCACTGAAGTAATGTGCACTCATCTGAGCAGAAGTTATTTCCCAACCTGCTGATTTGTATCTGCAAAGAGGATTTTGTTGTGAATCAACTGGTGTTTTAACAAACAGTATCAATCCCACTCTCAGTGTACTTTGCATATAGGGCAGGAACAAGGTATTATACCTGTAATGTCTTAACCCCCTCTTGTGCTGTGGCTTTCCATTACCTGCTCCAGGTGGAGGTGTAGGATCAGCTTACAGGAAAGAAGCACCCACACAGGCCTACATGGATCAGGATTGCTGCTTTGTGCAGGTGTGAAAGGAACTCTGCAGATGATGAGGAATTATCCCATCTGAAAGCAAACCAGCACTGCACTCAAGGAAAAGAGTACCAACTGGATTATTGGAGAATGAATGACAGCAACTGGACGACAAAGAGGATCTGATTCTGCAATTGCACTGGCTGGTTATGAGTGATCCTGTTATTCAACCACTTCTTGTGGATTTTTGTGCATGTGACACTCAGACCATTTCTGCAAGGGAAGAATCCCAAGGGAAGACTGGAAAATGCAGCTACTGCCAACGCAGGGAAAACTGAGCAGATATCCAGAAGACCCAGACCATTCCAGTTCCTGTTCCAGGCAGGGAAACAGAGGTAGGAGAATTTCAGGTGAGATACAAGCAGAATGCAAGCTGGAAGAAGAATAAGTTACAGCATATTGTAATACAATTAATACAGGCAAATTTAAATTGCATTGTTACATGTACTGGTAGATCATCATGCTTGTCTACCCTCTGTTGTCTGACCGTTTTAAAGTGTCACACAGTACCAAGCCAGTCTTTGGTGTCAAGCCAGCAGAACAAGTTTTGAAACAAGTAGTCAAAGGCATGAAAGTtccaaaaaagaaacagattttgaTGCACTTAAAAGTATGTCTGCAGCAATGAGACATGTTCAGTGAATTAACATGTGCACCTTGCACGGTGTAGACAGACACAGGAACGGAGGGGAAAGCCCTCCAGAAAAGGACCAAGAAGCTGTTGAATCCTTGAGGATGGCAAACGGCAAACATCCTTTGAGGAAATTGCATGACTGCAGAGGCAGTGTGTCCCCTACGACCCCTTTCTCCACCTTCAGTGACAGGACTTCAGCTACAGCCTCTGAAATGGGTCTTTTCTAGGTAGCCAGTGTCacagaacaaggagaaaaatgtGTGTACCATGAGGCTTTTGGCACTTGAGTACAGGGGGCCTGCCCTTCCCCTGTGTAGACTACTGACAATTTGTGATCTTGAAAGCACAGGCTTGTTTTCAAAACTTGTCATTAAATGTTTTTGTTACCTGATGGATTTCAGCCTGCATAACATTGTGTATGTTCAATAATTGTCACTGCCCTCAATATTTAATTCAATCCATTCCAACCCCAACCAACTACCCCTTCTTTAAGGTCCCTCTTCTGCCAAAAACCTTCTCCCCTCATAGCTAGGATCTTAAAAAAATTCCTTGCCATGAGGACAGACAGATACTTACCTCAAGTACACACAAATGCAACCTGGTGATGAGGTAAGGAACAAACACATTTTGTATCAATATCTCCAACTCCAGCACAAAAGAAGAGGGGTGTTTTTCTGCATATTGTATGTTTCATTTAGAGGAATCATAATTTTTTAATGCACCTGTCTTGCCGGTTTCCTTTTTGTGTCTTGCTATGGAGGAAAAGGCATTAATAAACTATGGTTTAAAGCTGctggttttaaattttttaatctgTACATAATTTCTTGTACACAAGCTAGGAGTCTGCTCACTAATTTTTTTGCGTGAGTAACTGCAGTTAGTCAATTTAGTTTAGCTGGGTCACTTTCATGATCCCCAAAGTTTTCAATGCCTTTTGGTATGTTCAGGCTAAGGAAAAATAGTGGTTTCCTTTCCTTTGTTAAAAGCACACAGGATTTGTTCATCTGACAGAGTTATTTTTTAACAGTGCAGTGCAAATCAGATGTCATACACTATGGATGAACCTGGATGCAAGGATCTGGAGGGTATTAATGGCATTATTTCCCTTCACACCAGCTACCCAGCAAGTCAACTGCTCAGCAGAGATATTCCTGGTTTGATAACCACCAGAGATCAAAAGTAGACTCTCTGTTTGCAATTTGTTAAATGCGAGTAACGggctaaattttttttctgatttacagcCCTGCAGGGGTAAGAGCAAGAATTTGCCTACCATTTGGATGCAAATACTGATGATGGCTATATCCATGATGAGAGTTATTTAAGATACCTTTCATCCTGCTTTCATAAATGACAAGGGGAAGTGACAGTGGTGCTCTTGCTCCTTTCTTTACTAAAAGAGCCAGAAGGATCCCAGCTAACCAAAGCTTGCAGTGAGAGTCAGGATGACTGTGCCTCTATCAAGGAATATTTCAAGTTACGCAAAAAATGAGGCAGTCATCTTCTGGCTCATAAAAACAATCATCTGTGTAGGATTTTATCAAAAGTAGCagtaaataagaaagaaaagtttAAACTGGGAATGTCACACTGAATCCAACTATGTTACTTTCAAGGCTCATTAAAGTGGTTAGTAGATAGCATTGAGTCATTCCTTTCCCAACAGCATGGCACAGTGCAAAGGGGAAAGGAAACAACCTGGGGACCAGCACAGCACACTACATGGAATGCTGTgcagtgacagagcctgaagctCCAGAAATTTTAGATTATAAAGCCCAGTGCAGTCAGAGCTGCTAACCAGGCTCTTCAGGTGCCTGTCAGCTGTAGAATGAAGGACAGTAACTGATGACTGGCAGTTTTATTACTGATTTGTCATTTATTATGAAGCTGATGAACTGACTGACTTTATGAAGATGAGTGGTTGGAGCTGATACAGATGCTTCTAGGTTCAGTCTCctttaagaagaaaatgaaaccatTTCCCTTCTTTATGCCTTTATTAGTGCTTCAGATGATTAAAATGAAATTAGAAATGTAATAGTGAATAGTCTAGATAGTTATTGTACTTGTATTTTGCTCCTCCTACTCAAGGCACAGAAATTAGGCACTTTTTGTCAATAATGGGTGTCCATACAGTTACATTTCTAGACCTCTCCAATGCAATCAGGGCACTGCAGTAACTGTGCTGTAGACTCTACAACACCTTGAAATTAAGCTGTTCCCatagaaataattaaaattatttcttcatgTATTTTGTAAGAGATAATATTTAGGACTTTTTCCTTGTGAATCCTAACAAGACAGGctacattttttccttctttcaaacTGTCAGGTTTAGCTCCTTTATCCCAAAGGGAGAGCAAATGACTATTTCATGTGGCAACATCTATTTCCTATAAAACAGCACAGCAATCCCACCTGTCTTAACAGTGGTTTTGGTGACACCAGGAAAGCTGTCTCTGATCAAAGAGGCATAAGACAGACAGGTTACATACTGATCTAAGACTGGTTGCTTCATGGGTGATGTACTGATACTTTGTGAAGGTATGGACAGTTTGGGTTAGCATGTAGATCATGGATGCAAATGCAGTGTCATCAGTTGATATGAATTGGGACACTGATGAGTGCAAGTGTCAGAGAGGCTTTGTTTGGCCCTGGGAGAAGAAAACTCCCAAGATCAGCACCAGTGCAACCATCTCCCTCCTCCTTCACCTCCCACCCCTTTATTTGGAAACATGTTTAAGTCACAGAACAACATAAAGTGTATTTAGGTAGGTTCAAAACAGGTGGCCTATGAAACTGCAAGATCTGTGCTAGCTCCACTGATGTGAGTGTAATCCATGTTGGCAGAGTAGCAGCTGGTGCAGGAGATAGAACCAGGTTCTTCCAGGAGCAGTCACTGTCTGCCATGAGCACTGTGTCATGGCTCTGTGCTCCAGCTGGCCTCAAACACAGCCAGCCCCGTAGTTACACACGTGCTATGTCACTGACTATGCTCGGGGCAAGGAGCCAGGGCAGGCACAGCTCCTGCCTGACACAAGTGGAAAACCCAACACATGATTTCTAGCAGACAccaagtggcaaaaaaaaaaaaaaaaaaaataaaattctttatATTTGCTAGTGAAAGCTATTGCCTTGCTCCAGACTTGGTGCTTCTCCCTGCCAGAATCATTCTAAGTACTTCAGCAGCTAAGGCTGGTCTTCAGACACAGGGTTCGACCTTGAAGCTTGGGAGCAAAAACAGAAGGATCTGTCAGAAAGCAGGGAGAGGGGTCCCTCAAGATGAGGCTACAGCTGAGTGCTGCTCAGCCAAGGTTCACAGTCCATGCTGATGGGAAGGCTGGGACAGGGCAGCACCACAAAATGGGAGTGGGATGGCTGCTGCCACAAGAGACGCAGCAGAGTCCAGCCAGCAGGAAGGAACATACTCCAGTGAATTTGTCTGTTCCAATGACACTTAAAATGCTTAAATCCTTATTTGTGACACCCTGGCACGTTTGAGTGCTGTGGTAATGACCAAATGCCACCTCTGGAAGGGGAACTTGAGCATATTGACCCCTCACCCTATTCAAACTGCTCAACTCCTTTTCTTTACCATCTAGATAATTTTTGCTTCTGTCCACACTTTGCAGCAAGTTCTCAGACATCACTAATATTCACACATGATGGCACACATTATGCCATACACAGATAAGTCTGCCCACCTTGTGGGACATGCTACCTCCTCTTTACTGCTTTGGGCTGGGGAGACCTACCTGTACTTACAGATAGTGCCCCAGAAACACCAGCTAGGGTGGTAAGGAACATGACATGCTATTCTATGATGAAATGCAAATAAGTGCTTTCTTCATTGTGATTTTTTCAGTCTGCTGTCAATTTAATAACATCCATCCATTTCTTTCAGTTCCAGAAACTATCAGTCTGTTAACAGTCATCAAGACAATTTCTTTTCGAAAAGGGAAGTGTATTCACGGAACAACTTTAAAAATTATCCTGCCTGATACAAATTACTCACAAGGCTCACTAACATTTCAGTTCTCAGTTTGCGTAATAGCTGAAAAATATAGGTGTGCCAGATAGAGCCTTTTGTGCATTAgaaatgacagaatttttgcTTCTAACATTTCAGATGTGTATACATTGTCCTGAAATCATTGGGAAAGGGCAAAGATAAGAAAAGCGTTTACAGCATCTCTGTACAACTGTCAAGAAGCTGAGATATAACATGGGTAGATAATAAATAATAATGCTCATACTTAATGACACAGACCGTTCAGAGGTAGCAGTACAATAAATACTGGGGCAATATTGTAGATGTACACTCATGCTTTGGACTTATGCAGAGCATTTCATGATGGATTCACAGCACTTTACAAAGATGAGTTAGGCATCACAATGTTCTTGTAGTGAATCTTTTATAGCCATTatgttacagaaagaaaaacaggaattGTGAAGCCAAGGGCATGTTGCATGGTGCTGGCAGAATCAGAACACCTAACTTAGCAGGAAAGCAAGGCCAGTGATGGGTAAGCTCTAACAACTATTGCATTGAAGGTGGAGGTAAGCTAAGGCAAACCTTGCGCCAAAGTGGAAAGCAGCCTATAGACTCAGAGCAGGAGAAATCAACCAAcccttagaatcatagagtcatttggggtggaaaagacccttaagatcatcgagtccaaccattaaccaaacGCTGCCAAgcctaccactaaaccatgtccctaagcaccacatgtatatgtcttttaaatacctccagggctggtgactccactactttcctgggcagcctgttccactgcttcacaaccctttccatgaagaaatttttgccAATATggaacctaaaccttccctggtgcaacttgaggctgtttcttcttGGCCTATAACTtcctacttgggaaaagagactgacaccctccttgctacaaccttatttcaggtagttgtagaaaatGATAAGATCTCCCccaagcctccttttctccaggctaaacaaccccagttccctcagctgctcctcataagacttgtgctccagacccttcaccagctttgttgctctcccTTGAACTCACTCCAGGATCTTAGTATCTTCcttgtagtgaagggcccaaaactgaacatagtagtcaaggtggggcctcaccagtgccaagtacaaggggatgatcacttccctagtcctgctggccacagtatttctgatacaagccaggatgctattcaccacctgggcacactgctggctcatattcagtcagctgttgaccaacacttcCTGGTCCTTTTCCACAAGGCCActttccagccattcttccccaggcctgtagcattgcatgtggttgttgtgacccaagtgcaggactcagcacttggccttgttgaacctcatacaattgggctCAGGTCATTGATCcagtcagtccagatccctctgtagagccttcctaccctcaagcaggtCAACGCTcctgcccaacttggtgtcatccacaaacttactgagggtgcaggtgatccccttgtccagatgatTGATAAAGATGTTAGAAAggactggcccaaatactgaaaCATGGAGAACACCAGTTGTGACtgtctgtcatggaggcaccccaaagtcagttttaggtggacaacaagtttcaaaccagactttattctggctggaaaagtacagccaataaactgactagaaacagggtttatacaattagttagcactctgacaacataaaatacaagttcagatatcagttgaggagattactggggtacagcaaaattagaataatgaggatccacagcgtgcatgcgcACACTCACAAGaagcaaaaccagagccctctgactccagggtacccacaagaagtaaccactcgcctgggttaggcaaggactcacacttgcctgggttaggcaaggactcattcaaggatatatccagtaaataaccactcacccaaatgaggaggtgaggtgctctcaatcccagcaagtctccttagatggcgttccagtctaaggagggggctccagttcacagacctgctgctccaagaagaccactccaagggggcCTTCAGTGGGAACTCCATTTTATAATCTGGTCAAATCTGGCTGTGGGcgttacaacatggtccagaagctttgcgg
It encodes:
- the FJX1 gene encoding four-jointed box protein 1, with the translated sequence MKRAKRAAPGSLPVLGLLLLAALPALWTVLLRREAATQRELDLEPRSPVGLPPGRWGWGRSSATRGEPGGGGQKTFRALLALPAADQEEQGGERRFAAPGSQPPADVASPVERGIFWSRELEKQVPPGFAEEEAVAWLSAARAARVASLERGGCGRSSNRLARLSDGSRACVRYGINPEQIQGEALSYHLAGVLGIQERLPPMALALVEARGQQWEPVREELRGSHWVEGAVVSLTRWVDNLTAVVAPAPWGAEAGAGRWLQPLSAGELGVLPPSQLVELVQWSDLILFDYLTANFDRLVSNFFSLQWDPRVMGRATSNLLRAPDGGLVFMDNEAGLVHGYRLLAMWDPYNESLLRSICVFREGTARRVAELHRRRSAAAELRRRYRAREPLWARLGFLSERQAELLQARVDFVHRHIAHCRAQAAML